A genomic segment from Polyangiaceae bacterium encodes:
- a CDS encoding tetratricopeptide repeat protein has product MLPSHLSPPLLVSLLALASACSGTSGQTAPFPPPNASVSAAPNPLVTAPLPLPASDPPPSVGSGVPLDAPVTDVKASDPAPFQALARGSGQAADRALVEGDDAYRRADFVAAQKAYQKAATLAPKDAAPIVGLVRARLSAERAPVDIAAAPGHPGLEQAVKDLERAVRLDGKFAPARVELGRTLLVLGRVDEASAVLRKAIELAPSDTEAHSAFGVALLGTGNIEPAAREFEVAAGLESTSAVRFKNLGTALLTAGKSAEAARAFERAAELAPGDARIQNDLGTALLTLGETDRAVVCLLDAVRRDPRRATYRSNLGYAFAQKGELDRAMVIYREALALDERLVSAWINLGNVFAKQRKFASAREAYDKALAIDPADPRVKAVIDELLAIEQSEGAGRKDKP; this is encoded by the coding sequence ATGCTCCCGTCACATCTATCCCCCCCGCTGCTCGTGAGCCTCCTTGCGCTCGCCAGCGCATGCTCGGGTACATCAGGACAAACCGCTCCGTTTCCGCCACCAAACGCCTCCGTTTCAGCCGCGCCAAACCCTCTGGTCACAGCGCCGCTTCCACTCCCAGCTTCGGATCCGCCACCGTCCGTTGGGTCGGGCGTGCCTCTCGATGCGCCAGTGACCGACGTCAAAGCATCGGATCCCGCGCCTTTTCAGGCGCTCGCGCGAGGTTCCGGGCAAGCGGCCGATCGTGCGCTCGTCGAAGGAGACGATGCCTATCGCCGCGCGGATTTCGTTGCTGCTCAAAAGGCTTATCAAAAAGCCGCGACGTTGGCCCCGAAGGATGCAGCGCCGATCGTCGGGCTCGTTCGAGCTCGTTTGTCCGCCGAACGCGCTCCGGTCGACATCGCTGCAGCGCCGGGTCATCCGGGGCTCGAACAAGCCGTGAAGGACCTCGAGCGCGCCGTGCGTCTCGATGGAAAGTTTGCCCCCGCGCGTGTCGAGCTCGGGCGAACGCTGCTCGTTTTGGGGCGTGTGGACGAGGCTTCGGCCGTGCTTCGCAAGGCTATCGAACTAGCTCCGAGCGATACCGAGGCGCATTCGGCGTTTGGCGTAGCGCTGCTCGGGACGGGCAACATCGAGCCGGCGGCGCGTGAATTCGAAGTCGCGGCGGGGCTCGAATCCACCTCGGCCGTGCGCTTCAAAAACCTCGGAACCGCGCTTCTCACGGCGGGCAAGAGTGCCGAGGCTGCGCGGGCATTCGAGCGGGCGGCCGAGCTTGCTCCGGGGGATGCACGCATTCAAAACGACCTTGGAACGGCGCTCTTGACGCTTGGTGAAACGGATCGAGCCGTCGTGTGTTTGCTCGATGCGGTGAGGCGTGATCCGCGGCGAGCGACGTATCGATCGAACTTGGGGTACGCTTTTGCGCAGAAGGGGGAGCTCGATCGGGCGATGGTGATCTACCGCGAAGCGTTGGCGCTCGACGAGCGTCTCGTGAGCGCGTGGATCAACCTGGGAAATGTGTTTGCGAAGCAGCGCAAGTTTGCTTCTGCGCGCGAAGCGTACGACAAGGCGCTCGCGATTGATCCTGCCGATCCGCGCGTGAAGGCGGTGATCGACGAGCTTTTGGCGATCGAGCAATCGGAAGGGGCGGGTCGGAAGGACAAACCGTGA
- a CDS encoding leucyl/phenylalanyl-tRNA--protein transferase — protein MTIDIDDIVGVGGELDPHVLVEAYRRGVFPWPIDGLSVLPWFCPRERAILDFKLIHVPRSLRRALRQTSFVCTVDTQFDRIIDLCGEVPRPGQDGTWITPELLMAYKELHRMGYAHSVEVWNVEKRLVGGIYGVCVDGVFSAESMFHLEPNASKVALFHLVSLLEKAGCEWMDIQVMTPHMEALGAITLSRKRFLDKLAKARARGLKPFPT, from the coding sequence ATGACCATCGACATCGACGACATCGTTGGTGTAGGCGGCGAGCTCGATCCGCATGTGCTCGTCGAAGCCTACCGGCGTGGTGTTTTTCCTTGGCCGATAGATGGATTGTCCGTTCTTCCCTGGTTTTGCCCGCGGGAGCGCGCGATTCTCGATTTCAAGCTCATTCATGTACCGCGCAGTTTGCGCCGAGCGCTCCGACAAACCTCGTTCGTATGTACCGTCGATACCCAATTCGATCGCATCATCGATCTTTGCGGCGAAGTGCCTCGGCCGGGGCAAGACGGGACGTGGATCACGCCGGAGCTGCTCATGGCGTACAAGGAATTGCATCGAATGGGTTACGCGCATTCGGTGGAAGTGTGGAATGTCGAAAAGCGATTGGTGGGCGGCATTTACGGCGTGTGTGTCGATGGGGTGTTTTCTGCGGAGAGCATGTTTCACCTCGAACCGAATGCATCGAAGGTTGCGCTATTTCATTTGGTTTCGCTGCTCGAAAAGGCGGGTTGTGAATGGATGGACATTCAAGTCATGACGCCGCACATGGAAGCGCTCGGAGCCATTACGCTGTCTCGGAAGCGTTTTCTCGACAAGCTCGCGAAGGCTCGAGCGCGTGGGCTGAAGCCTTTTCCAACGTAA